A window of the Lolium rigidum isolate FL_2022 unplaced genomic scaffold, APGP_CSIRO_Lrig_0.1 contig_35329_1, whole genome shotgun sequence genome harbors these coding sequences:
- the LOC124681188 gene encoding serine/threonine-protein phosphatase 6 regulatory ankyrin repeat subunit B-like, which yields MAAARPRRRFPVSDAAVADFAASMRDNLLNAAHNGDLRLLKRLVVMLDEGVGRPKDVVEAARADGGLWALHVAAGNEQMEVCRYLVQELRVDVNAADDKGRTPLVFAVHSENAAVVNYLLDHGADPDKADDVGLTPLHSAAGIGDCEMIEMLLAKGARIDLIADDIGTPLHLATKEQHVNAMKTLLDHNADLCRSPWSYKSLEFMTPLFQAVNLSSVECVKLLVEAGAVINSDCVSTASVDSKMGNEGSTECLNFLLEARANRNASNDDKHGNTEKITHLKSFGSQSIKRKDYFSASAFYTKAIDLDPADATLFSNRSFCWLRMGDGKKALLDALECRKLRPDWLKACYRHGAALMLLEDYEGACQALLDGLKLDPQNAEMETALREAMESLKTCKGTRAR from the exons atggcggcggcgcggccacgtCGCCGCTTCCCCGTCTCTGATGCCGCTG TCGCGGACTTCGCCGCCTCGATGCGGGACAATCTCCTCAACGCGGCGCACAACGGCGACCTCCGCCTCCTCAAGA GGCTGGTGGTGATGCTGGACGAGGGCGTCGGCCGCCCCAAGGACGTGGTGGAGGCAGCGAGGGCGGACGGCGGCCTCTGGGCGCTGCACGTCGCCGCGGGCAACGAGCAGATGGAGGTCTGCAGGTACCTCGTCCAGGAGCTGCGCGTGGATGTGAACGCCGCCGATGACAAGG GTAGAACGCCTCTCGTTTTTGCGGTGCACAGTGAAAATGCTGCTGTTGTCAATTATCTTCTTGATCATGGTGCTGATCCAGACAAAGCTGATGATGTTGGGCTAACCCCTCTACATTCTGCTGCTGGAATAG GAGATTGTGAAATGATagaaatgttgcttgcaaagggaGCTCGTATTGACCTCATAGCTGATGACATTGGGACACCACTGCATCTTGCTACTAAGGAACAACACGTCAATGCTATGAAGACATTATTGGACCATAATGCAGAT TTGTGTAGATCTCCTTGGAGCTACAAGAGTCTGGAAT TTATGACACCCCTCTTTCAGGCTGTCAATCTTTCATCAGTAGAATGCGTAAAGCTCCTGGTTGAG GCTGGTGCTGTTATCAATTCGGATTGTGTTTCAACTGCTTCAGTTGATTCAAAAATGGGAAATGAGGGCTCAACTGAGTGCTTAAATTTCTTACTGGAGGCTCGTGCCAACCGTAATGCCTCTAATGAT GATAAACATGGTAATACAGAGAAAATAACACACTTGAAGTCATTTGGGAGTCAATCAATCAAGAGAAAAGATTACTTTTCTGCATCAGCCTTCTACACTAAG GCAATTGATCTTGACCCTGCCGACGCGACCTTGTTCTCAAACAGAAGCTTTTGCTGGCTCCGCATGGGTGATGGGAAGAAGGCGTTGCTGGATGCTCTTGAATGCAGAAAACTACGGCCTGACTGGCTGAAGGCATGCTACCGGCATGGCGCTGCGCTGATGTTACTGGAG GACTACGAGGGCGCGTGCCAAGCACTTCTTGATGGGCTCAAGTTGGACCCGCAGAATGCTGAGATGGAGACTGCATTACG GGAAGCTATGGAATCTTTGAAGACATGTAAAGGCACCAGGGCAAGATGA